One Chitinivibrionales bacterium genomic window, TCCTGGGATTCTTTTTCCCGACAGGAATGAAAATTCTCAAAATGTCAGCGGCGGGCGAAACGCCGTGGTATTGGGCGCTCAATGGAATATTCGGGGTGCTTTGTTCTGCGCTCGCGGTGTTTATCTCGATCTACGGCGGGATTTCAATAAACTTCTACATCGGATCGGTGTGTTATGCTGCACTTATACCTTGCTTAATCATGATGCCTTCCCCGGAAATAAAATAAAAAATCACCGCAGAGACGCTGAGAACGCACAGAAGAAAGAATATTAAAGAATTGTATCGCTTTGAAAATCATTGGGCCTCGGTGACAAGTTTTATCGAATACACGCAATCGTTGACAATCTCAAACGAAAACCTGAACGGATTGTAGTCCCACAGCTCGCCGTTTTTGTTTTTATTTTTTTTCTTTTCAAACGGCGGCCCCAGCGTTTTAAGTACCAAAGAACTCTTGCTGCCCAGCGTGATCCCGGAAAATGAAATGTTCCGGGTGCAATAGGGTCCCGTTAATTGCAATATGACCGGCCTGCTGTTTTTAAACGTGACCATAAGGTACGTGGGCGGCGCCTCCGATGAGTCAACCGTGAAAACCATGGGTTCGCTTCCGTCATCGTTCTTTTTGGCGACTTCCTGCCGGCCGAACATCCTTTGCAGTTGGGGCAGCGTGATGTCGAAGCCGATCTCGTCGAAATGGTTGCAGCCGTTAGGGTCGTCCCGGTGCGCCGAGTCCTTGATGCAGATGATGTAATGGCCGTCGTAAACATATTGGTTGACATAGCGGCTGAATTTGTCGAAATCCGGTTTCTTGACGTTGACGCCCGGAAACGCGCAGCTAAGGATGAGGGCGGAAAGGGGGAGAAGGACGGGGAGTTTCATGGTAGTAAATTAAAATATGCGGAGGGAATAGTTAAGCCAGAAAAAAAACTGGTGCTAGGTTTTTGCTGATGATTCCAACCGGTTTAGCCGTAAATATCAAGGAAATCTTTCGGTTTCAAAACAGCAATTCCTGAAAACCCTGATTTTTCGCGCAGGTGCCTGTCGCCGCTGATCATGACGGATGTTTTGCCGGCAATCGCCGTAGAGAAGAATTTATCGTCGTTGGGATCTTTGCAAAGTTGAGATTTCAATGAGAGCGAAAGCGTAAGGTGGGATTTCAGGGTTATCATTTCGAAGAGATCAGAGATATCGATGGAAGGAAATTGCAAGCTTACCCGCTGGATGATCCGATATTCGTTTAGAATTTCGCGGCTGATAACAATGTCAAGATGTCCTCTCTTCCACATTTGAAAAATGCGAAAGGGTGGATCTTTGAAGAAGATTCCCGAAACCAGGACATTGGCGTCAAGAATTACCCTCATCAGCCCTTCCGAACCTTCTGAATCTCCTTGGCAATAAAAAGAAGGTGAAAATTGTCAAAAAGCTATAAAAATTGATTCAAAAACATTGCACACGCCATGCAGAAGTTTGCCGCCTATCATTTAGCCGCTCGGCGGAGCTTCGCGATATGACGGGCGGCTTTTACCGCTAGGTCTGCGGCAAATTTGGGCGGGCGTTTCCGACTGCATTCATGCCCAGCCTGCATGGCGTTGTTGGGCGGTCGTGACTGGGCAGGTGTTTGATTTGCACGGGCAAATGTTCGAGAATAAACAGAAGACCCGTATATTTGATTTTCGAATTATATGAAATATTGAGTTTCTTTTCAGTCTACTACGTGCACTGTAATGCTCTTGATGCGAGTTAACAATTTTTTTGCAATATTGCGAATATTGCGGTCACCAGATTTATTTGCAATTAATTTATCAAGTGAAGAAATAATCCTTAATCTCATATTCTCCAATTTATCTTTTTCATTTCCATTATAGTCAGTAAACATCGCGTCGGGCAAATCGAGAAGAAATTCTGCAAATTCAGCAGTGTCTTTGGCAAAATATTTAAGCATTTTAGCGGGACGAAAAACAAGTGCAGGGCCAATGAAATAGCAGATTTCTATAAAAATTGCCCCATCTCGACGTTTCCATGACAGAAAAGCGCGCGATAAAATAGTGTCTGCATTTTTTGAAGTATCGATAATAACTGAATAAATACTATCAGTATGGGCTTGAAACCAATAATACGGATGACTTTTATCTTCCCCTTGGCAAATTGAAGAAAAAGCAATTAAAGTTAATATGATAATTGAAATTCTCATAAAATTACCATTAAACAGCGCCTCTGTAAAAAGCCTCCCCGGCGGGGGAGGTTTGGAGGGCGGGCCACAATAAGCATTTTCCTTACCGGATCTAAAGGCCGGCGAGGCCTTTCCATATCATAAATTTGTATTTGTATTTTCATTTTCTTAACCCAAAACTACCCGTGCAAATTGTCTTCCCGCCAGGCATGCAGCCCAACTACAGGTATGTTGCTATCATAAAGCATACCATCTCGACATGCATGCTGTTACCTACCTGCAACATACCTGCCAGGCATTTCCCCTTAAATCAACATTCACGCCTCCCTAAAAGCAAGTCCTGCGATGATTCAAGGCAATAAAAAAGCCCCCCGCTTTTTTTGCGGGAGGCTTTTGGCAATGGCCGCAGTTCCTTCATTTTAAGGGGCTGTACTCTTTCTTGAGCATGTCGGTCATGTCCTTTCGCAACCCCTGATATTTCGCGTAAAGCGCTTTTCTCTGTTCGTTGTACTTGTCGTGGACCGTTTTCTTCTGGTTTTCCAACCCTTGTATTTCCGTTTTTTCCTGTTCGGCAAGGGCTTGGAGGTCTTTGTCCTCCTGCTCCTTCAGCTTCTTGAACTCCTGGTCCTGCCTGGTGTAAAATTCGGCGAGAGCGGGCTCGTATTGCTTTTCGATGTTCAGTCGTTTCGTCTGGTAGCTGTTTTGGAGGGTAATCTTTTGAGTGTCAAGCGCGCCGATCGCGGCCTGCATTTTGTCGCGAAGGGCCTTTATCTGATCATCGAGCGGTTTGATCTGTCCCTGGTACTGGTCGCGCGTGGTCTTGATGAGCGTGTCGATTTTTGCCATGTCGGCTTTCGCGCTGTCATTTACCGCCTGCAGCGCCTGGCGCTCCAGGTCTTTATTGGCCTTGTTCATATCCGGGCTTTTTTGCGCCGGCGGTTGCTGAGGCGGGGCGGCGGGCGCCGCGGTTGCGGAATACGCGACGGTCAAGACCGCAACGCACAGGCCGCAGAAAACCGGACGACTTTTCAGGCA contains:
- a CDS encoding putative toxin-antitoxin system toxin component, PIN family, which encodes MRVILDANVLVSGIFFKDPPFRIFQMWKRGHLDIVISREILNEYRIIQRVSLQFPSIDISDLFEMITLKSHLTLSLSLKSQLCKDPNDDKFFSTAIAGKTSVMISGDRHLREKSGFSGIAVLKPKDFLDIYG
- a CDS encoding OmpH family outer membrane protein, translated to MFCLKSRPVFCGLCVAVLTVAYSATAAPAAPPQQPPAQKSPDMNKANKDLERQALQAVNDSAKADMAKIDTLIKTTRDQYQGQIKPLDDQIKALRDKMQAAIGALDTQKITLQNSYQTKRLNIEKQYEPALAEFYTRQDQEFKKLKEQEDKDLQALAEQEKTEIQGLENQKKTVHDKYNEQRKALYAKYQGLRKDMTDMLKKEYSPLK